One genomic segment of Hevea brasiliensis isolate MT/VB/25A 57/8 chromosome 3, ASM3005281v1, whole genome shotgun sequence includes these proteins:
- the LOC110654968 gene encoding uncharacterized protein LOC110654968, producing MEPESNKRGRERQEAMDSSQKTAKKQHLNIDIGNINKELSSYDHEDNSEICESSDNHLALGVFDFPWLKEGTISKSEEWCFEDSFEFSLHDTCTTASLAHEFSGQYLCETPETFVESIDIPLYKFEEIVWSLEMENADCAWGSMLNQPLTQDGA from the coding sequence ATGGAGCCGGAGAGCaacaagagaggaagagagaggcaaGAGGCCATGGACTCGTCACAGAAGACAGCAAAAAAGCAACATCTTAACATTGACATTGGTAATATCAACAAAGAACTGAGCAGCTATGACCACGAGGACAACAGCGAAATCTGTGAATCCTCTGACAACCATTTGGCTCTCGGAGTATTCGATTTCCCCTGGCTTAAAGAAGGTACCATCTCCAAATCAGAAGAGTGGTGTTTCGAAGACTCTTTTGAGTTTTCTCTCCACGACACTTGCACAACAGCTTCACTGGCTCATGAGTTTTCTGGCCAATATTTGTGTGAAACTCCAGAGACATTTGTGGAATCCATAGATATTCCATTGTACAAGTTTGAGGAGATTGTGTGGTCATTGGAAATGGAGAATGCGGATTGCGCCTGGGGCTCCATGCTTAACCAGCCACTTACACAAGATGGTGCCTAA